The following coding sequences lie in one Deltaproteobacteria bacterium genomic window:
- a CDS encoding RDD family protein: protein MNCPECGYELEEGSLLCAGCGAPAAPRTLSCPGESESNQAGFTAIKSQEAIPEIPLSGLPVKRYPGDAGEVKKASFFRRALALYFDLMLQGVMVVIFFIGGISTLKKGLAIKGSEMGIEDLLLMTGPLLLAALIINMSYFTFFHWATGQTPGKKLNNLKVVTIDGETPGLVRSFVRWAGYFLSAMPFMLGFFLAAIDGQKQALHDKFAGTYVIDAKAWPEAPEA from the coding sequence ATGAACTGTCCTGAATGCGGATACGAGCTTGAAGAAGGGAGTTTACTTTGCGCCGGATGCGGCGCACCGGCAGCCCCCAGGACTTTGTCCTGCCCCGGGGAGAGTGAAAGCAATCAAGCCGGTTTCACAGCGATAAAGAGTCAGGAAGCCATTCCCGAAATACCCCTGAGCGGGCTTCCTGTAAAGAGGTATCCAGGTGATGCAGGAGAGGTCAAAAAAGCTTCCTTTTTCAGAAGAGCGCTGGCCCTCTATTTCGATCTCATGTTGCAGGGAGTTATGGTCGTCATCTTTTTTATAGGCGGTATTTCTACCCTCAAAAAAGGCCTGGCCATAAAAGGCAGTGAAATGGGAATTGAAGATCTCCTGCTTATGACAGGCCCTCTGCTGCTGGCGGCCCTTATCATCAATATGAGCTACTTTACTTTTTTCCACTGGGCAACGGGGCAAACACCGGGGAAAAAACTGAACAATCTTAAAGTCGTAACCATTGATGGTGAAACTCCGGGGCTGGTCAGGTCTTTCGTCAGGTGGGCAGGCTACTTTCTTTCCGCAATGCCTTTTATGCTCGGTTTTTTCCTTGCCGCCATAGACGGACAGAAGCAAGCCCTTCATGATAAATTTGCGGGGACTTATGTCATTGATGCAAAGGCCTGGCCCGAAGCTCCGGAAGCGTGA
- a CDS encoding response regulator, translating into MIETKKVLIIEDNADIADIYNKFFKLFYEDISVDHVIGGLEALEKALTDDYSLIICDIQIPEINGIEFFKRLKMESPKSVCKVLFITAGIEKYENTFLEKQECPYIAKPFTKDIFIEKVNSILHAPL; encoded by the coding sequence ATGATAGAGACCAAAAAAGTGCTCATCATTGAAGATAACGCCGATATAGCTGATATTTACAACAAGTTTTTCAAGCTTTTTTATGAGGATATCAGTGTAGATCATGTCATAGGTGGTCTTGAGGCCCTGGAAAAAGCATTGACCGATGATTACTCTCTCATCATTTGCGATATCCAGATTCCTGAAATTAACGGAATCGAGTTTTTTAAAAGACTAAAGATGGAATCCCCCAAAAGTGTATGTAAAGTTCTCTTCATTACTGCAGGTATAGAAAAATATGAAAATACTTTCCTTGAAAAACAGGAGTGCCCTTACATAGCCAAGCCTTTTACTAAAGACATCTTTATTGAGAAGGTGAATTCCATCCTCCATGCCCCCCTTTGA
- the bcp gene encoding thioredoxin-dependent thiol peroxidase has product MSTLTIGDKAPQFGLPDENGNPVTLSSMKGKWVILYFYPRDNTPGCTTEAIDFSAGIDEFSNMNARVLGVSRDSQASHRRFIDKKALKVTLLTDAEHKMMEDYGVWQLKKMYGKESMGIVRSTFIIDPDGKIARIWSKVKVKGHVDEVKNSLKEISS; this is encoded by the coding sequence ATGTCCACGTTAACGATTGGAGACAAAGCGCCGCAATTTGGTCTGCCTGATGAAAACGGCAATCCGGTTACTTTAAGCAGCATGAAAGGCAAGTGGGTAATTCTCTATTTTTATCCCAGGGATAATACACCCGGCTGTACAACGGAAGCGATAGACTTCAGCGCAGGCATCGATGAATTCAGCAATATGAATGCGCGGGTTCTCGGTGTGAGCCGTGATTCACAGGCAAGCCACCGCAGGTTTATCGACAAAAAAGCCTTAAAAGTAACCCTTCTCACCGATGCAGAGCATAAGATGATGGAGGATTATGGGGTATGGCAATTAAAAAAGATGTACGGAAAGGAATCCATGGGCATCGTAAGAAGCACTTTTATCATCGATCCTGACGGGAAAATTGCCCGTATCTGGTCAAAAGTCAAGGTTAAAGGCCATGTTGATGAAGTAAAGAACTCTCTCAAAGAAATTTCATCCTGA
- a CDS encoding manganese efflux pump MntP family protein, with the protein MDILTVLIIALGLAMDAFALSISSGLAIKKIRIGHAFRIALFFGSFQAIMPVVGWLAGLGLKGFISAIDHWIAFALLSFVGGKMIYESTFLDEEKEEKDTLNIYILLILSIATSIDALAVGFTLSFLDVDIASPAIIIGMVTFLLSFSGVYMGGKFGHFFESKIEIAGGLILIGIGIKILVQHLGA; encoded by the coding sequence ATGGATATATTGACTGTTCTCATCATCGCCCTTGGCCTTGCCATGGATGCCTTTGCTCTATCCATATCGAGCGGTCTGGCTATAAAAAAGATCCGCATAGGCCATGCCTTCAGGATTGCCCTGTTTTTCGGTTCTTTTCAGGCCATTATGCCTGTCGTCGGATGGCTTGCCGGACTTGGCCTGAAAGGCTTCATCTCGGCAATAGACCACTGGATAGCTTTTGCGTTACTTTCCTTTGTGGGCGGGAAAATGATTTATGAATCCACCTTTCTCGATGAAGAAAAGGAGGAAAAAGATACGCTCAATATCTATATTCTTCTCATCCTTTCCATAGCGACAAGCATCGATGCCCTGGCCGTGGGATTCACCTTGTCCTTTCTTGATGTAGATATCGCTTCACCTGCTATTATCATCGGCATGGTCACCTTCCTGCTTTCATTTTCGGGTGTTTATATGGGTGGAAAATTCGGTCATTTTTTCGAAAGTAAAATTGAAATAGCAGGTGGCCTCATACTTATCGGCATTGGAATAAAAATTCTTGTCCAACATCTTGGCGCCTGA